A stretch of the Vigna radiata var. radiata cultivar VC1973A chromosome 7, Vradiata_ver6, whole genome shotgun sequence genome encodes the following:
- the LOC106767986 gene encoding glucan endo-1,3-beta-glucosidase 13 isoform X2, with translation MTNKICLFLFLIFIQCYLAMAREIVVQQKSDAAIPVTTMSPPEGNTTFIDGTTWCVARPGASQNDLQNALDWACGLGMANCKAIQQGGPCFEPDTLVSHASYAFNSYYQTNGNSDIACNFGGTAALTKRDPNLWLLLHHLC, from the exons ATGACAAACAAAATCTGCCTTTTTCTGTTCCTTATTTTTATACAATGCTATCTGG CCATGGCAAGGGAAATCGTGGTGCAACAGAAATCAGATGCTGCTATCCCAGTGACAACAATGTCACCACCTGAAGGAAACACTACATTCATTGATGGCACAACTTGGTGTGTGGCGCGTCCTGGTGCTTCTCAAAATGACTTGCAGAATGCTCTTGATTGGGCTTGTGGACTTGGAATGGCTAATTGCAAAGCCATCCAACAAGGTGGACCATGTTTTGAACCGGACACGCTTGTTTCTCATGCTTCCTATGCTTTCAATAGCTACTATCAGACAAATGGAAATTCCGATATTGCATGCAATTTTGGAGGCACTGCTGCTTTGACCAAACGTGACCCTA